A region of Reichenbachiella carrageenanivorans DNA encodes the following proteins:
- a CDS encoding SpoIIAA family protein, whose translation MSGVSILNEQNKTIVFTDLSHLSVDDSPVVMSEAVQVISKYPLKSVLSLVDMTEMRFNKVVIARTTDIARKNAPYVSATAIVGLNSVAKLIAKSVIRLTGRNTCLFDNLEEAKQWLLENPSE comes from the coding sequence ATGTCAGGCGTTTCGATTCTTAATGAGCAGAATAAAACCATTGTATTTACTGATTTGTCGCATTTAAGTGTGGACGACTCTCCAGTAGTGATGTCAGAGGCAGTGCAGGTTATTTCAAAGTATCCTTTGAAGTCGGTACTGTCGCTCGTGGATATGACTGAGATGCGTTTCAATAAGGTGGTCATTGCCCGTACCACGGATATTGCTAGAAAAAATGCCCCATATGTCTCTGCTACAGCCATAGTAGGTCTCAATTCTGTAGCCAAGCTTATCGCCAAATCTGTGATTAGATTAACGGGTAGAAATACATGCCTTTTTGATAACTTGGAAGAGGCTAAGCAGTGGCTGCTAGAGAATCCTTCTGAATAA
- a CDS encoding VOC family protein yields MDEKLIYGIQQIGVGVDDAEKGFEWYAKTLGADLCIFDDANEATFMAKYMGGQPRAKRAILAMNAQGGSGYEIWQHTGRTPLTIEEPVQLGDLGINIAKIKSQNIQASFDRLKKSGVTVCTEIHAEPDGSKGFYIKDPWDNLLHIKEFDSWLKKSKCDVGGICGATLGVSDIDKSMKLYSSILGYDQVIYDKTGTFEDLKGLNNGEGQFRRILLTHKKDRTGGFSPLLGDGQIELIQALDRTPKKLFEGRFWGDVGFIHLCFDIRNMNALVAECKEKNYPFQVLSSEHFDMGDANGHWGYIEDNDGTLVEFVETHKVPLIKKINWSIKLKNRDPHKPLPGFILKAMAITKRRKFD; encoded by the coding sequence ATGGACGAAAAATTAATATACGGGATACAGCAAATCGGCGTAGGAGTAGACGATGCTGAAAAAGGATTTGAATGGTATGCCAAAACCTTAGGGGCGGATTTATGCATCTTTGACGATGCCAATGAGGCTACCTTTATGGCCAAATATATGGGGGGTCAGCCACGCGCCAAAAGAGCCATTTTAGCAATGAATGCTCAAGGAGGAAGTGGTTATGAGATCTGGCAACATACTGGACGTACGCCACTTACCATAGAAGAACCTGTGCAGCTCGGCGATCTAGGGATCAACATCGCTAAGATCAAATCACAAAACATCCAAGCCAGCTTCGATCGCCTCAAAAAATCGGGCGTAACGGTTTGCACAGAAATCCACGCCGAACCAGACGGATCTAAGGGTTTCTACATCAAAGACCCTTGGGACAATCTCTTGCATATCAAAGAATTTGATTCTTGGTTAAAAAAATCAAAATGTGATGTAGGTGGCATTTGCGGCGCTACGCTAGGCGTATCAGACATCGACAAGTCTATGAAATTATACAGTAGCATATTGGGCTACGACCAAGTGATCTATGACAAAACAGGCACCTTCGAAGACCTAAAAGGTCTCAACAACGGAGAGGGACAATTCAGAAGGATATTGCTTACGCATAAAAAAGATCGTACAGGCGGGTTTTCCCCTCTTTTGGGCGACGGCCAGATCGAGCTGATCCAAGCGCTAGATCGCACCCCAAAGAAGCTTTTTGAAGGTCGATTCTGGGGAGATGTAGGATTCATCCATCTCTGCTTCGATATACGCAACATGAACGCACTCGTAGCCGAATGCAAAGAGAAAAATTACCCCTTTCAAGTACTCAGTTCTGAGCATTTCGATATGGGCGATGCCAATGGCCACTGGGGCTACATCGAAGACAACGACGGTACTTTGGTAGAATTTGTGGAAACACATAAAGTACCCTTGATCAAAAAAATAAACTGGAGCATCAAGCTCAAAAACCGTGACCCACACAAGCCGCTCCCTGGGTTTATCCTCAAAGCCATGGCGATCACCAAAAGAAGAAAATTTGACTAA
- a CDS encoding PhnA domain-containing protein, which yields MNIEKALQQRSESTCELCASADELSVLVVEPKSGDTTEECAYVCNTCQSQIDQSTETDPNHWRCLNDSMWNTHPAVQVLAWRMLSRLKSEGWPQDLLDMLYLEEDTLAWAKATGEGEEESDKIVHKDSNGAILAAGDSVVLIKDLNVKGANFTAKRGTAVRNITLTHDNAEHIEGKVNGQHIVILTKFVKK from the coding sequence ATGAACATAGAAAAGGCACTCCAACAACGCAGCGAATCTACATGCGAGCTCTGTGCTTCGGCAGATGAACTATCGGTACTAGTGGTAGAACCAAAATCTGGCGACACTACCGAGGAGTGCGCCTATGTGTGCAACACCTGCCAATCGCAAATAGACCAATCTACTGAAACAGACCCCAATCACTGGCGCTGCCTCAACGACAGCATGTGGAACACCCACCCTGCCGTACAAGTACTTGCTTGGCGCATGCTTTCAAGGCTTAAAAGTGAAGGTTGGCCACAGGACTTGCTGGACATGCTTTATCTCGAAGAAGATACATTGGCTTGGGCCAAAGCTACTGGCGAAGGAGAAGAAGAAAGTGACAAAATCGTACACAAAGACAGCAATGGCGCCATACTAGCCGCTGGCGATAGCGTAGTGCTGATCAAAGACCTCAATGTAAAAGGCGCCAACTTTACCGCCAAACGGGGCACTGCCGTACGAAATATCACGCTCACACACGACAATGCCGAACATATAGAAGGCAAGGTCAACGGTCAGCACATTGTGATCCTGACCAAGTTTGTGAAGAAATAA
- a CDS encoding acyl-CoA thioesterase, giving the protein MKFHTRKWVKPEDLNPNHTLFGGKLLAWIDEEAALYGAIQLENQKVVTKFMSEINFLSSARQGDIVEIGIEPVKFGRTSLELNCEVRNKMTHEKIITVDRIVLVNIGEDGRPAPHGKTKVEYVKDRLAES; this is encoded by the coding sequence ATGAAATTTCACACTAGAAAATGGGTAAAACCCGAAGATCTCAATCCTAACCATACTTTGTTTGGCGGCAAGTTGTTGGCTTGGATCGATGAAGAAGCGGCTTTGTACGGGGCTATTCAGTTAGAAAACCAGAAGGTAGTGACTAAATTTATGTCGGAAATCAATTTTTTGAGTTCAGCCCGTCAAGGAGATATTGTCGAGATCGGCATAGAGCCTGTCAAGTTTGGCCGTACTTCGCTAGAGCTCAACTGCGAAGTGCGAAATAAAATGACGCATGAAAAAATCATTACCGTAGATCGTATCGTACTCGTGAATATTGGCGAAGATGGTAGGCCAGCTCCACATGGCAAAACGAAGGTGGAGTATGTAAAAGATCGACTAGCGGAATCGTAA
- a CDS encoding DUF2721 domain-containing protein, with translation MQLEISTPALLFPAITLLLLAYTNRFLALATLIRNLHAKYQTSESKHLLVNQIKSLRKRLNFVRRMQAFGVLSFLLTVACMFALFQEGFVLANYLFGGSLLSLLISLSYSLVEIQISTRALNLELSDMEGE, from the coding sequence TTGCAATTAGAGATTTCTACACCGGCTCTTTTGTTTCCGGCGATTACGCTGTTACTTCTGGCTTATACCAACCGTTTTTTGGCGTTGGCGACTTTGATTAGAAACCTTCATGCCAAGTATCAAACCTCCGAGTCTAAACATTTATTAGTCAATCAAATTAAGAGCCTTCGTAAAAGGCTTAATTTTGTAAGGCGTATGCAGGCCTTTGGTGTATTGAGTTTTTTGCTTACAGTTGCCTGTATGTTTGCTCTCTTTCAAGAGGGATTTGTCTTAGCCAATTATCTTTTTGGAGGGAGTTTACTCTCACTTCTGATTTCATTATCCTATTCTCTTGTAGAAATACAAATTTCGACTAGGGCACTCAACTTAGAGCTGAGTGATATGGAGGGAGAGTGA
- a CDS encoding response regulator yields MADKIKLLYVDDEAANLNVFRIAFKRKYDVTTVESANEGLKLMEEGKYDVIISDHRMPEMTGVELLEKVGNMYPDMIRIIISEYVNDEIIRNAIKNFGFDGSVGKPWDADQLIALIEKK; encoded by the coding sequence ATGGCAGATAAGATCAAATTGCTGTACGTGGATGATGAAGCAGCTAACCTAAACGTTTTCAGAATTGCTTTTAAACGAAAGTATGACGTGACCACAGTGGAGAGTGCAAACGAAGGATTGAAGTTGATGGAGGAGGGAAAGTATGATGTCATCATCTCAGACCACCGTATGCCAGAGATGACAGGTGTAGAACTGCTGGAGAAGGTAGGGAATATGTATCCTGATATGATCAGAATTATCATTTCGGAATATGTCAATGACGAGATTATTCGAAATGCAATCAAGAACTTTGGCTTCGACGGTAGCGTGGGCAAACCATGGGATGCAGATCAATTGATCGCCCTGATCGAAAAAAAATAA
- a CDS encoding BamA/TamA family outer membrane protein yields the protein MRISQICCLVLMCSSLCGWAQEQDSVEVKPLKFAIYPAVGYSPETKFSFGTVAFFVFNKPSSKHGFHRPSSITPYIIFTTNKQVTIKSDFDLFFNNGMNLNMQARIFDFPDNYYGIGNETDPEMSEVYTDKYIQLAGSLFKPINPKIFAGLLFDFQYNKIEGIVDSGLLASDAPVGVAGGFNMGVGPGMRYDTRNSTLWPTHGRLINAGITLFGKAFGGEYNYTNFVVDYRQYMKLFGPKSVLAFQVKMDMSSGDDIPFYKLNKIGGGGRLRGFEHRNLYRDRQAVYVQVEARQELFWRFGGVLFVGAGEVFHSFSDFQAEDIRLVYGLGGRFRAMKDEKLNFRMDVGFTDNGQYAFYLSVREAF from the coding sequence ATGAGGATATCTCAAATTTGCTGTCTTGTGCTGATGTGCTCTTCGCTTTGCGGATGGGCACAGGAGCAGGACTCTGTGGAGGTGAAACCACTCAAATTTGCTATTTATCCAGCGGTAGGCTACTCGCCCGAGACTAAGTTTAGTTTTGGTACGGTAGCCTTCTTTGTTTTTAATAAACCATCGTCCAAACATGGTTTTCACCGACCTTCGTCGATCACTCCCTATATTATTTTCACTACCAATAAGCAGGTGACAATCAAGTCTGATTTTGATCTGTTTTTTAATAATGGGATGAATCTGAATATGCAAGCACGTATTTTTGATTTTCCTGATAATTATTATGGAATCGGTAATGAGACTGACCCAGAGATGTCGGAGGTTTATACGGACAAGTATATACAACTGGCAGGTAGTCTTTTCAAGCCCATCAACCCTAAGATCTTTGCTGGATTACTTTTCGATTTTCAATACAATAAGATTGAAGGGATAGTGGATAGTGGATTGTTGGCCAGTGATGCGCCTGTAGGTGTAGCAGGTGGGTTTAATATGGGCGTCGGACCTGGTATGCGGTATGATACTAGAAATAGCACGCTGTGGCCTACGCACGGACGCTTGATTAATGCAGGTATTACGCTCTTTGGAAAGGCCTTTGGGGGCGAGTATAATTATACCAATTTTGTAGTGGATTATCGACAATACATGAAACTGTTTGGCCCTAAAAGTGTGTTGGCTTTTCAAGTCAAAATGGATATGAGCTCTGGTGATGATATTCCTTTTTATAAACTCAATAAAATAGGCGGAGGTGGCCGATTAAGAGGTTTTGAGCATCGTAATTTGTATAGAGATAGGCAAGCAGTCTATGTGCAGGTAGAAGCACGACAAGAACTTTTCTGGAGATTTGGAGGGGTCCTCTTTGTAGGGGCAGGAGAGGTATTCCATTCATTTAGCGATTTTCAAGCAGAAGATATTCGTTTGGTCTATGGATTAGGGGGTAGGTTCCGAGCCATGAAAGATGAAAAACTCAATTTCCGAATGGATGTAGGGTTTACTGATAACGGACAATATGCTTTTTACCTTTCGGTACGAGAGGCCTTTTAA